One window of Burkholderia vietnamiensis LMG 10929 genomic DNA carries:
- a CDS encoding flagellar protein FliT produces the protein MTTDTLSRAFDLTRAMQSAADARDWVRVAALVGERSPLLMSLSGEQTPDALDRVRQIMAIDASITAHAQADHHRLTAEFAQSQERIKAASLYQKTGML, from the coding sequence ATGACGACCGACACCCTGTCCCGCGCCTTCGACCTGACCCGCGCCATGCAGTCGGCGGCCGACGCACGCGACTGGGTGCGCGTCGCGGCCCTCGTCGGCGAACGCTCGCCGCTGCTGATGAGCCTGTCCGGCGAGCAGACGCCGGATGCGCTGGACCGGGTGCGGCAAATCATGGCCATCGACGCGTCGATCACGGCGCATGCGCAGGCCGATCATCACCGTCTGACTGCCGAATTTGCGCAGTCGCAGGAGCGCATCAAGGCCGCGAGCTTGTACCAGAAGACGGGCATGCTGTAA